A genomic segment from Nodularia sphaerocarpa UHCC 0038 encodes:
- a CDS encoding DUF4335 domain-containing protein yields the protein MPSLNSVIRRYTPPTCTLEIWAQSSPLSHWMGKTVIKQLTFELHFDDPQLPEERRIPIRGDRDQLEILSDVVTSYVQELLQQPPDNFWLNLSEPQDSSKVSDNLKFTDFQQSLPPTTEIFKSFTSQIPAAAIRLETGSYLTHNLFLGPLANQTSGSVIQLSLLQLFDLATALDEYAADVMALPNLNHNNKVLRLPAWAPIAAVMVLSVGLLPATLQFANNNKQNQPQIATRSEPEELKTALEPSPSVEVPTSPLALTPPDNLTSSPPLPPLGSDSQIPAASFPQQPLTSPNSSLFTNSSSSLPSAQDPLFIFESKVPQMESNARSATSTRISEQQFATQPIPTASIPQSESALPQRRSLPPSLSPNRDTLPRISSVPLSVSTNPKNNINQISSPSDSPVNPPQIEKTINPSVNVANEADNNINNSLVGRSMSQPLTTTSEELNSGRTLFDTPQVAEARQIFTERWQPPIGFTQTLEYSLIVGVDGKVERIYPLNQAARTFIEDAGMPEIGQPFVSADKYGRNVRIRVVLSPDGKVQTFPENE from the coding sequence ATGCCATCATTAAATTCTGTCATTCGACGCTACACACCCCCAACTTGTACCCTAGAAATATGGGCGCAAAGTTCACCTTTATCCCATTGGATGGGAAAAACAGTGATCAAGCAGCTCACCTTTGAACTACACTTTGATGATCCGCAACTACCAGAAGAACGCAGAATCCCAATTCGGGGCGATCGCGACCAACTAGAAATTTTGTCTGATGTGGTAACAAGCTACGTGCAAGAATTGCTACAGCAACCCCCAGATAACTTTTGGCTCAACCTTTCGGAACCCCAGGATTCGAGTAAAGTATCTGATAATTTAAAGTTCACAGATTTTCAGCAATCTTTACCCCCAACTACTGAGATATTCAAATCTTTTACCTCCCAGATACCAGCAGCCGCCATCCGCTTAGAAACAGGTAGCTATTTAACTCACAATTTGTTTCTTGGACCCCTCGCTAACCAAACATCTGGTTCTGTAATTCAACTGAGTCTACTGCAACTATTCGATTTAGCAACTGCTTTAGACGAATACGCTGCTGATGTCATGGCCTTACCAAATCTCAATCACAATAATAAAGTTTTGCGATTACCTGCTTGGGCCCCCATCGCCGCAGTCATGGTTTTGAGTGTAGGTTTACTACCAGCCACTTTGCAATTTGCTAACAATAACAAGCAAAATCAACCACAAATAGCCACAAGATCAGAGCCAGAAGAATTGAAAACTGCCCTGGAACCCTCACCCTCTGTGGAAGTTCCCACATCGCCACTCGCATTGACTCCCCCGGATAATTTAACATCTTCACCACCTTTACCACCTTTAGGCTCCGATTCTCAAATTCCTGCTGCGAGTTTCCCACAACAGCCCCTGACATCACCTAACTCTAGTCTGTTTACCAACTCCTCTTCATCCCTACCATCTGCACAAGATCCACTATTTATATTTGAGTCCAAGGTTCCACAGATGGAAAGCAATGCACGAAGTGCAACCTCTACAAGAATTTCCGAACAGCAATTTGCTACTCAGCCAATTCCCACAGCCTCAATTCCCCAGAGTGAAAGTGCGCTACCCCAAAGGCGGTCTTTACCACCCAGCCTATCTCCTAACAGAGACACATTACCCAGGATCTCATCAGTTCCCTTGTCTGTGTCCACTAATCCCAAGAACAATATTAACCAGATTTCTTCCCCGTCTGACTCACCAGTTAACCCACCGCAAATTGAAAAAACAATTAATCCTTCTGTAAATGTTGCGAATGAGGCAGATAATAATATTAATAATTCATTAGTTGGTAGATCAATGAGTCAACCCCTAACCACCACATCCGAAGAGTTGAACTCTGGGAGGACTTTGTTTGACACACCTCAAGTAGCAGAAGCCAGACAAATCTTTACAGAGCGCTGGCAGCCACCTATTGGATTCACACAAACATTAGAATATAGTTTGATCGTGGGTGTTGATGGTAAAGTTGAAAGAATTTATCCCCTGAATCAGGCTGCAAGAACATTCATTGAGGATGCGGGGAT